The sequence below is a genomic window from Terriglobia bacterium.
GCTATGCACGGGAAACATCTGATTCTGACTGCTGCTGTTTTGCTATTGGCCGGCTTTGCCATGCCTGCTCAGGCTTTGGCCATTTCGGTTTCACTGAACCCATCCATTCCGTCGCCGGCAGCGGTCGGCACGATTGTGACCTGGAGCGCATCCGTTCAGAACTCAGGAGCCGGCACTTTGTGGTACAGGTTCCGCACGGCGCCTGTCGGCGGAAATTTCCAAATGGTGCGCGATTATGGACCCAATTCCTCGCTCGACTGGACCATGAGCGATCACGAAGGGACCTTTCAAATCGAGGTTTCGGTGCGCAACCTGGGCACCGGTGAATCCGCGACAGCCACGGCCACCTACGTAATGACATCGCGCGTCACCGCCAATACACCTGTCATCAGCACGACGGCCAATCCTCTGGTCTTTCTTTACAGCGCGCCGCCCTGTCCTGCCGGAGGCAAGATGACCGTATACTTCCAATCCCCGGTAGGTGTTGTAAACACGCCATTTATGACGTGCCAGGATGGTTTGAGCATGAACTTCTACCTGGCCGGCCTGGCACCCAATTCGACCTATTGGGCTATGCACATGGTCCAAACCCCCAACGGGATCGCGTTTGGCCCATCCATGTTGCTGACGACTCCGAGTATCCCTCTTTCGGTCCCTGGCGCCACCCCTCTGCAGTCCCCGCCGCTGCCCCTTATGAATGGTATCGTGCTTCATGCGGCGCTGACGAACATCACCATGGCTACAGATCTGTACGGCAACCTCATGTGGTACTACCCCGGACAAATCTCCTATCTGACGCGTCCGCAGCAAAACGGGCATATGTTTGGTGTCTTTGAAGCCTTCGGCTCGGACCAGTCCAAGCAGATTCTCCGGGAGTTCGATCTGGCGTGGACAACGATTCGCGAGACCAACGCGGCCCGCATCAACGAACAACTCGCGGCCTTGGGAGTGCACCAGATAGGTGCCTTCCATCATGAAGCGAGAGCGCTGCCCAACGGCTCTGTTCTCGTGCTGGCCAGCTCGGAACAGATGATGACCGATATCCAGGGACCTGGACAGGTGGACGTGATCGGAGATGTGATTCTGGTTTTGGATCAAAACCTACAGGTGACCTGGGCTTGGGACTCATTTCAGCACCTCGACTGGACTCGAATGGCGACTTTGGGAGAGGTGTGCACTCAGCAGGCCGCCGGCTGTCCTCCGTTCTTTCAGGCTCAGCAGGCAAACGATTGGCTGCACGGCAATTCGGTGGAACTCACGCCCGATGGAAATATCTTGTACTCTTCCCGCCACCAGGATTGGCTGATCAAGATCGCCTACGCGAGCGGTAGGGGCGACGGAAGGACAATGTGGCGCCTGGGAAATGGCGGGGATTTCCAGATAAACTCCTCGGATCCGAATCCCTGGTTCAGCCATCAGCACGACTCCCAGTATGAGGCCGGATATAGTTCGAAAATCGTCCTGTTCGATGATGGAGACGTCCGGCGCGCCACCGATCCCAATGCGCACAGCCGCGGTCAAGTGTTTCTCCTGGATGAGCAGAACCTCGTAGCGACGCCGGTCCTCAACGCGGACCTTGGGGGTTACTCTTTAGCTCTGGGCTCCGCGCAAAAACTCCCCAACGGCAACTACCATTTCGGTCAGGGCTGGCTGCAGCCAAGTAACACGAGTCAGGCTATCGAGGTGGATCCCTCCGGCAAGGTGGTATTTGCACTGCAGCTGAATTCACCGGCGTATCGCTCATTCCGCCTGGCGGATCTCTATACGCCCTACGACCCGCAGCCGGCAAATTATGTATTAGGACCTTCGCTCAATTACTATAACGCTCAGGGACAGCTGTACACGAACGAGCCTCGATCGTATTGGCTGACCGCAGATGGAAAGTGGTGGCAGGGCGAATTGAGCGGCAGGATAACCCCCCTCAGCAGTCCGCCTTGGCTCGTTCAGTGACCCGGACGGCGGATCCAAGCCCCGGCGGCAGAGCCCTGGCTGCAGGACACACTTGACACTGTGGGTCGATGAGGCCTCCCAGCCGGCAACGGAAGCCTATATGTTTTGATCCTTGTTCAGGCCAACTATAAGGGCCGGCAGCGAATAGGCCCGGCCGTCAGGCCGGGACACCATGGCTTGGATTTGAGCGCCGGAGGCGCGGCACTCGAACGAAAATGCAGGATAGACTGCTGTGCCTTCGGGTTCGGCTCCGCGCACAAGCTCCCGAACGGCAACTCCCGGTTCGACCTGGGCTGATTGCGGATCCGGCAAGCCAATCAAAGCCAATCGGGGGAGATTGACACTTCCTGCAACATGGTCTATGCTGTGCGTATCGTTTTGCCAGATTGATGCTCGTCTCGCATGAAGAGCTCTATACCCACCCGGAATAATCTCCAGGGCATTGGAAGGGCGTATCAAGGTGAGGTAGGCCAGCACAAACTGGGAGGTGTTTTGTTGCCTGAACTCAAAATCAGCAAACGGGAATTCTTGAAATCAGCTGCCGCCGCCGCTCTGGCGCCGGTAGTTCTGGCTGCTTCAAGCTCGACCTCGAGCCAGCAGTCAAGGCCTCCGAACGTCGTACTCATTTGCACCGATGATCTTGGCTATGGTGATCTCAGTTGTTACGGATCGGGCGTTAGCCGACGTGGCGATGGACGAGTAGCGCTGCGCCAGATTTCCAGATCTACCGGATCAGGCGTATATACGCCAAACCTTGATCGGATGGCGCGAGAAGGGGTGCTCTTTCACCATTTCAATTCGGCGGCCCCGGTCTGCTCGCCTTCCCGTGCCAGCCTGCTTACGGGACGTTACCCGACGCGCGTCGGCGTAGTCGACGTCCTCTTCCCGGATGATAACGTCGGCCTGTCGGAGTCGGAGACCACCATCGCGGACATGTTGAAGCCGCTCGGCTACGCGAGCATGTGCGTGGGGAAGTGGCATCTCGGATCACAGCCGCAGTTTCTGCCCACCAACCGGGGCTTCGACGAGTTCTACGGGCTTCCCTACAGTCACGATATGTCCCCCCTGCCTTTAATGCACAACACAGACGTGATTGAAGAGCCGGTCGATCTCACCACGCTGATGCGGCGTTGCACCGAACAGGCAGTGACATTCATCGCCAACAAGAAAGCTTCCCCTTTTTTCCTTTTCTTCGCCCCTTTCCTGCCACACATTCCGCTGATCGTGTCGGACCAGTTCCGCGGCCGATCCGGAATGGGAGCCTATGGCGACGCAGTCCAGGAAGTTGACTGGAGTGTCGGCCAGATCTTGAATGCTCTTATGGCGAACGGGATTGACTCCGACACCCTGGTCATTTTCACAAGCGACCACGGGCCCTGGTATCAGGGAAGCTCGGCAGACTTGAGGGGCAGGAAGGGAGAAACTTTCGAGGGCGGCGTACGTGTGCCATGTATCGCCAGGTTTCCCGGCCGGATTCCCAGAGGCCTGGTCAGTCAGGAGCTGGCATCCAACATGGACGTTCTTCCCACGGTGGCCGCGCTCTGCGGTGCACCTTTGCCGCCCAATCCTCTCGATGGAATCAACGTCTGGCCGTTACTTACCGGGGCAACTATGGACGCAAGCCGCGACGCATTGCTTTACTTCGAAAACTGGCACCTCCAGTGTGCGCGCGTCTTGAATTGGAAGCTTCATGTGGCCCGACCCAACTGCCTGCCCTGGGGACCGGTGCCCATCCTCGGCCGCATGAATCTGCCGCTGGCCAAACCGGAGCTGTACCGGCTGGACGCAGACCCCGGAGAGCGCTGCGACGTGGCGGATGATTACCCGGAAGTAGTTTCCCTGATCAGAGGGCGCATTGAGGCCTTGCTCTCCTCCTTCCCCGCCCGGGTAAGGGACGACTGGGCCTGTACCATGGGAACCAAAGTTCAGAGCACACCGATAGGTGCCCTGCCGGTCCTCAAAGAATAGCAAGAACGAGCTGCATTCTTGATCCCTGGGCCCGGAAGTCTGACCTCTGCTGCCCGCCCCCAATTTCTTTGACGATAGACAAGGCCCTCTGACCGCCAGGACCCCGAGACGCGGAAGAAACATGAAATGCCGATTCACAGATCCGGGTGCGGAAAGCAGAGAAGGCCATCTCTTGCCGCGATTTGGGGCTTGGCGTCTTGGCCTTGAGATCGGCGCTTCAGTGCCACCGGCCCGAGTGATTTGTGCAATTCGCAGCAGGATCTGGTAATTATTTGGTATGGAACGGCCCGCTTTCCACGTGCTTGCCAAGCCTATAGGCCCCATCTGCAACCTGAACTGCAAGTACTGCTTTTATCTGGAAAAGGAGAGACTCTATTCAGGGACCGCCGGCGAGACGTCGTGGAGCATGCCCCATGACGTTCTCGAGTCCTTCATCAAGCAGTATATCGAGGCTCAAGAAGCGCCGGTCATCAATTTCGCCTGGCAGGGCGGGGAGCCGACTCTTCTGGGTGTGGAATTTTTTCAGCGGGTGGTGGCGCTGCAGAACAAG
It includes:
- a CDS encoding aryl-sulfate sulfotransferase, whose translation is MHGKHLILTAAVLLLAGFAMPAQALAISVSLNPSIPSPAAVGTIVTWSASVQNSGAGTLWYRFRTAPVGGNFQMVRDYGPNSSLDWTMSDHEGTFQIEVSVRNLGTGESATATATYVMTSRVTANTPVISTTANPLVFLYSAPPCPAGGKMTVYFQSPVGVVNTPFMTCQDGLSMNFYLAGLAPNSTYWAMHMVQTPNGIAFGPSMLLTTPSIPLSVPGATPLQSPPLPLMNGIVLHAALTNITMATDLYGNLMWYYPGQISYLTRPQQNGHMFGVFEAFGSDQSKQILREFDLAWTTIRETNAARINEQLAALGVHQIGAFHHEARALPNGSVLVLASSEQMMTDIQGPGQVDVIGDVILVLDQNLQVTWAWDSFQHLDWTRMATLGEVCTQQAAGCPPFFQAQQANDWLHGNSVELTPDGNILYSSRHQDWLIKIAYASGRGDGRTMWRLGNGGDFQINSSDPNPWFSHQHDSQYEAGYSSKIVLFDDGDVRRATDPNAHSRGQVFLLDEQNLVATPVLNADLGGYSLALGSAQKLPNGNYHFGQGWLQPSNTSQAIEVDPSGKVVFALQLNSPAYRSFRLADLYTPYDPQPANYVLGPSLNYYNAQGQLYTNEPRSYWLTADGKWWQGELSGRITPLSSPPWLVQ
- a CDS encoding sulfatase — encoded protein: MSKREFLKSAAAAALAPVVLAASSSTSSQQSRPPNVVLICTDDLGYGDLSCYGSGVSRRGDGRVALRQISRSTGSGVYTPNLDRMAREGVLFHHFNSAAPVCSPSRASLLTGRYPTRVGVVDVLFPDDNVGLSESETTIADMLKPLGYASMCVGKWHLGSQPQFLPTNRGFDEFYGLPYSHDMSPLPLMHNTDVIEEPVDLTTLMRRCTEQAVTFIANKKASPFFLFFAPFLPHIPLIVSDQFRGRSGMGAYGDAVQEVDWSVGQILNALMANGIDSDTLVIFTSDHGPWYQGSSADLRGRKGETFEGGVRVPCIARFPGRIPRGLVSQELASNMDVLPTVAALCGAPLPPNPLDGINVWPLLTGATMDASRDALLYFENWHLQCARVLNWKLHVARPNCLPWGPVPILGRMNLPLAKPELYRLDADPGERCDVADDYPEVVSLIRGRIEALLSSFPARVRDDWACTMGTKVQSTPIGALPVLKE